Proteins from a single region of Candidatus Methylomirabilota bacterium:
- a CDS encoding ADP-ribosylation factor-like protein has translation MSIINYAAKEINFKVVYYGPGVAGKTASLQHVHRSLPDANKGKMISLATGDDRTIFFDFLPVSALTVRGFVTKFQLYTVPGQVYYNMTRKLVLRGVDGVVFVADSQFERLKENAESFRNLEENLREYNYDLDRMPCVIQYNKRDLPNAAPVPYLEYMLNRRARRVPSFESVASRGAGVFDALNTVSRMVLLSEFGQEQEVQRNAS, from the coding sequence ATGTCGATCATCAACTACGCGGCGAAGGAGATCAACTTCAAGGTGGTCTACTACGGCCCCGGTGTGGCGGGCAAGACCGCGAGCCTGCAGCACGTGCACCGCTCCCTCCCCGACGCGAACAAGGGGAAGATGATCTCGCTCGCCACCGGCGACGACCGCACGATCTTCTTCGACTTCCTGCCGGTGTCCGCCCTCACCGTGCGCGGCTTCGTGACCAAGTTCCAGCTCTATACCGTGCCGGGGCAGGTGTACTACAACATGACGCGGAAGCTCGTCCTCCGCGGCGTGGACGGCGTGGTGTTCGTCGCGGACTCCCAGTTCGAGCGGCTCAAGGAGAACGCGGAGAGCTTCCGCAATCTGGAAGAGAACCTCCGGGAGTACAACTACGACCTCGACCGTATGCCGTGCGTGATCCAGTACAACAAGCGCGATCTCCCCAACGCCGCTCCGGTGCCGTACCTCGAGTACATGCTGAACCGGCGCGCGCGGCGGGTGCCGTCGTTCGAGAGCGTGGCCAGCCGCGGCGCGGGAGTGTTCGACGCCCTCAACACGGTATCCCGCATGGTGCTCCTCAGCGAGTTCGGACAGGAACAGGAGGTCCAGCGCAATGCTTCGTGA